Proteins co-encoded in one Equus caballus isolate H_3958 breed thoroughbred chromosome 31, TB-T2T, whole genome shotgun sequence genomic window:
- the DACT2 gene encoding dapper homolog 2 isoform X2 has product MAGVVLEPTMLTCRTHRGRNTLKNRLRRQDVGLKTHLDQLDQQISELQLDVRRTSSEAPDSDSRPSSGFYELSDGGSCSLSTSCTSVCSDRMSSSLSVLLPAAPKTRLGVGDCRPRSADETTVCGTPLPTWGPQATEEGASRPRPVSTGDLERVRPAEVGLQKASADPKSTPLLCHGMDLPPHMLDPKYQRDLVSKGGKEVYPYPSPLHAVALQSPLFALTKETPQGDGHSPPSKALPGRAGLSSIRTGPVLEAGPAGAYIDRLLRLRGRGTPPRGSVGEQGPPRCEVSPSRQELSGRRVDSEDHLEKLVCTPGRAEVGGTAQRGNASGCILEQHPLVDTPHPSILPEEGCNPSNGSSRGENIPGSPPLGCGRAQQSALDGCKGKARSPTGRTGRESPALAPGHCGRPLFVASRASPTGLRTSLPKTKATKIRRGTSDKALRSGRQPPPWGTLAVPPLPPEWGSVLRRRPTLAGDAPGRSCSEASLYPVPCFVPLLVARQEGHQASAQALFPFAAAPLVAAPGDARRKQRRWQSSVEISARARPLSIPDPSPAARRGGGPRPRPPRPRQDAPSGSESDASEGPSVLPSTIAESSGDEASDHTANRFGDGESSTSDCEAGGRGHGGGLAWPRGAPQPSPRAPAGARPPLPPVPKLCRIKASKALKKKIRRFQPATLKVMTMV; this is encoded by the exons GCTTTTACGAGCTCAGCGATGGCGGCTCCTGCTCCCTGTCCACCTCCTGCACGTCCGTGTGCAGCGACCGCATGTCGTCCTCCCTGAGCGTTTTGCTGCCCGCTGCCCCCAAAACCAGACTCGGTGTGGGGGACTGCCGGCCCCGGTCGGCTGATGAGACCACCGTGTGTGGGACCCCCCTGCCCACGTggggaccccaggccaccgaggaGGGCGCATCCCGGCCCAGGCCAGTGTCTACAG GGGATCTTGAAAGAGTCCGACCGGCTGAGGTGGGGCTCCAGAAGGCCAGCGCAGACCCCAAGTCCACTCCTCTCCTCTGCCACGGGATGGACCTCCCACCCCACATGCTGGACCCCAAGTACCAGCGTGACCTGGTGTCCAAGGGTGGCAAGGAGGTGTACCCATACCCCAGCCCCCTGCATGCGGTGGCTTTGCAGAGCCCCCTCTTTGCTCTGACCAAGGAGACCCCGCAGGGTGATGGCCACTCACCCCCAAGTAAGGCCCTTCCCGGCCGCGCAGGTCTGAGCTCCATCCGGACTGGACCGGTCTTGGAGGCTGGCCCTGCTGGAGCCTATATAGACAGGCTGCTGCGACTGCGGGGCCGAGGGACCCCTCCAAGGGGCAGTGTGGGGGAGCAGGGACCCCCAAGGTGTGAGGTGTCCCCATCCCGGCAGGAGCTCAGTGGCCGGAGAGTGGACAGTGAGGACCACCTGGAGAAGCTGGTCTGTACCCCAGGAAGAGCAGAAGTGGGAGGGACGGCTCAGAGGGGCAATGCCAGTGGGTGCATCCTCGAGCAGCATCCCCTTGTGGACACCCCACACCCCAGCATCCTTCCCGAAGAGGGATGCAACCCCTCCAACGGCAGCAGCCGTGGAGAGAACATCCCTGGCTCCCCTCCGCTGGGGTGTGGGCGGGCTCAGCAGTCAGCCCTTGATGGCTGCAAGGGCAAGGCCAGGTCGCCCACTGGGAGAACGGGCAGGGAGAGCCCCGCTCTGGCCCCAGGGCACTGTGGCCGCCCCCTCTTTGTTGCCAGCAGAGCTTCCCCCACGGGGCTGAGAACGAGCCTGCCCAAGACAAAGGCCACGAAGATCAGAAGAGGCACCAGCGATAAGGCGCTGAGGTCTGGGAGGCAGCCACCCCCGTGGGGCACCCTCGCGGTCCCCCCGCTGCCCCCTGAGTGGGGGAGCGTTCTCAGGAGGAGGCCCACCCTGGCCGGGGATGCACCCGGCCGGTCCTGCTCTGAGGCCAGCCTCTACCCGGTGCCCTGCTTCGTCCCCCTGCTGGTGGCCCGCCAGGAGGGCCACCAGGCGTCGGCCCAGGCCCTGTTCCCTTTCGCAGCCGCCCCTCTGGTGGCAGCCCCCGGGGACGCCAGGAGGAAACAGCGCAGGTGGCAGTCCTCTGTGGAGATCTCAGCCAGGGCCCGCCCGCTCAGCATCCCCGACCCCAGCCCGGCGGCCAGGAGAGGAGGCGGCCCGCGGCCCAGGCCCCCACGGCCCCGGCAGGACGCCCCCTCGGGGAGCGAGTCGGACGCCTCCGAGGGCCCCTCCGTGCTGCCCTCCACCATTGCTGAAAGCAGCGGGGACGAGGCCAGCGACCACACCGCCAACCGCTTCGGCGACGGCGAGTCCAGCACCAGTGACTGCGAGGCGGGAGGCCGGGGCCACGGGGGCGGCCTGGCCTGGCCTCGGGGGGCTCCCCAGCCGTCCCCGAGGGCCCCCGCTGGCGCCAGGCCACCCCTGCCCCCGGTCCCCAAACTCTGCCGCATCAAGGCCTCCAAGGCCCTGAAGAAAAAGATCCGCAGGTTCCAGCCGGCCACCCTGAAGGTCATGACCATGGTGTGA